DNA sequence from the Epinephelus moara isolate mb chromosome 3, YSFRI_EMoa_1.0, whole genome shotgun sequence genome:
GCTGTGCTACCAACTGCTCCTTTCGTGAAGTAGTCCGCTATGTTTCAGATCTGGGGGCGGAGTCATGAGATTTGGAAATCCGTATCCAGTCAGATTGGGATCAAAGTGATCCACCCTGCCAATGTTTTGAAATACCCAGATAAAGTCAGCAGGATCACCTTGATCCCTGACTGGGAAAAGGAGGATTTCATTATCCCGATTATTCTGATCCAGCTTACAAGTTTTAAAATACTGGGCCCTgacgattaattgcacagccttaggcaaggcaaggcaaggcaattttatttatatagcaccattcatacacaaggcaattcaatgtgctttacaagagaaatacgttaagataaaacattaaaggaacaatagatcattaaaaacaaaagctaaaagcaagaaaaacagtgcagaaaatgcacttaaaaagcaaacataaagcaaaagcaacagcagacaaatataaaaacaatagctacagattatcctaacaataagttacatatctagttcactggtaagctgcagtaaatagtaatgttttaagccctgatttaaatgagttgacagtttcagctgacctcagatattctggaagtttgttccacaggcggggagcatagaaactaaaggctgcttcaccttgtttggttttgatcctgggaacactgagtaaacctgttccagatgatctgaggggtctggatgcttcataacgtacaagtatatcagagatgtatttaggcccgagaccatttagtgctttatagacaagtaacaagattttaaagtctatcctttgacacacaggaagccagtgcagtgacttaagcactggtgtaatgtgctccactctcttggtgttggtgaggactctggcagcagcgttctggacgagctgcagttgtctgattgattttttactcaggcctgtgaagacaccgttacaatagtccagcctgctgaaaatgaaagcatgaacaagtttttctgtatcttgtttagacagaaattcttttattcttgctatgtttttaaggtggtagtaggctgatttagtaattgtcttaatgtgactattgaaatttaggtctgagtccagaactacaccaagatttctggcttgatttgtaggttttagtgtcatggcgtcaaggtgagcactgactattgatctttggggccaaaaacaactgtctcagttttttctgtgtttacattacattacatgacattaaaggcagacttttttttgcgaattagtgatttaaaaatgaaaaaaatctcagaGATACAGTATTACAGAGATACCTGAGTACAGTGCACATTTAACATACTCTCACCCAGCAGCCTATATAAAAACATTACAGGTAGCCATTTTTGTAATATTGAAAAGTACATACACACAGCACATCTTCATGATATATTactatttatctgtttttatattttagattatttagatgtcagtcagtcagtccaacactttgatccagactgaaatgtcttAACAACTAAATGTGATCCACCCATTGATGTTTTGCTCAGGATGCATcctaataagataagataagatacacctttattgatcccacaactgagaaattccagtgttacagcagtcaagggtaaagagtcaaattaaagatttcaatatttaaaaaactttaaaaaactaggcatgcagaaaaaaagtacaaaaaatacaagaaacagcaataaataataataataataataataataataataataataataataatgatgagcagtggataaaaagtaatAGTCTAGTAGGAAGGGGGGGTCCCCATGGTCACAGTGGATTTCTAAATGAAACCTATATTTTTGGAATCGTGAAGGTCTGTAGATAATGAATTTTGATGTTCCCATCGCAAAAAAGGAATTTCGAATTCCGTCAATCGGAATAtatggaaaaaattaaaaatcaaatgtatccacaacttttgaacCATATATTGTACAGAGACAAATAAGCCATCTTTTTTGCATAAATTAAGCATGAGAAATCTATTAAAATggttattttaatgatttaaaatgtatgtctATGCGTAATTGGCTTTTCTTTGCAAAATTTAgcagaaaaaatatgaaaaaagctATGACCTATAGGAAATCTTCCCAATTTGTCGGTATTTGGTGAGAAACATCAGCTTTTTAATAGCTATAGAAAACTGCCCAGCACTCTAAGCTTTCATTTGATTGGTTACATGTTGCtgtaactaaaaaaataaagtctggGAGACTGTTAGAGCTATGTCTACTCCCAAATTTGTGATAGACAGGTCAAAATGAGGGATAACCATAACTCTTGAATCATACATCATACATATATAAATGAAccaattttttaatgtaattttttattttacaaattgaTTATGGTATTCTCTTGATGACTGAAGTagtttttatgtatttagtCCAAATAGTATTTCTATGGGCTGAAATATGTGCCAccagaaactgaatttgaatcatttatatttgaatttgaatttctaaacttgaataattgcattgaaaaactgaatttgaatcacataatttgaaattgtattgttaatttgaatcattgcattgaaaaactgaatctgaatagtataatttgaaattgaatttatttctatatatcttcacattcagttctcacaattcaaattcagttctcaaaattcaatttcaatttactgTGACAGACATCCGGGTAGTTTAAGGATGAAGGAAGAGCAATCGAGCGCAGATACACAGGACTCCTCTTCGGCCAATCAGCACCTACGTTTTTGAGCACGTAGGAAGAAGCGCTCGCCTTGATCCATAGACCATAGACAATAGGCttgttcgagatgaactgcgcctcgcctgaaaagtagacgagagcaggcggccacagcggggggcggtgacaaaaagctgcagtgaagtcggacagtttcccaacagtttccagcagccttcagtccgtacaggaagtcacagacacacttacatcctgtctggaatgatgtcagttcattaaaaaagtgatcagtctccagttgttttaattatgatatgtaagtgaacgggcaaccttcaagtgcaaagttagtccactaaacaagctttttttccacaaagaccgcctcatatcgttaggataaatgtcagagaacatatagaaaacgacatgtaaacgtgttgtcttaccttaccggtgttgtgccatgtttgtttaccatttagctctgctttccaaagggTGGCCGAAATATTGCGAGAACtagcagcgatctcatagcgtgcctgaacaagcagcaacagctggaaggcagaaccggacagtagcctgaaaagttcattcatttattttatgaaagatttatagaataatggctgactttttgccagacttagACTTTGAGGAGGAGGAATTttattttgcagagtttgatggccgcccttatttatttgagccagaatacactgacgaagagcttcgtgaaactgaagaacggaggaggagaaagagagagaggcgcaacaggtagaggacgagagaggaggaatggctgctggtgcagtcggtggagagcaactgcagcgcctggctctaaaaactgcggccgcctcgctctcgcggtcttatcgccgtccacttttgtaatacgtcagagcaagtcgggacgccgtccacttttgtaatacgtcagagcaagtcgggatgaagttggacacaaaactaaccggcatccATTGTGCGCTGATCGCCagtatgggtctgatcacttttttaatgaattgacatcattccagacaggatgtaagtgtgtctgtgacttcctgtacggactgaaggctgctggaaactgtcgggaaactgtccgacttcaccgcagctttttgtcaccgccccccactgcggccgcctgctctcgtctgcttttcaggcgaggcgcagttcatttCGAACAAGCCTATCGTCTATGGTCTATGGATCAAGGTGAGCGCTTCTTCCTACGTTCTCAAAAACGTAGGTGCTGATTGGCCGAAGAGGAGTCCTACGTATCTGCGCTCGATTGCTCTTCCTTCATCCTTAACACAGTGTCAcagtaaattgaaattgaattttgagAACTCAGTATGAATTGTGAGAACTGAATGTGAagatatatagaaataaattcaatttcaaattatactattcagattcagtttttcaatgcaatgattcaaattaacaatacaatttcatggggcgtcggtggcttagtggtagagcaggtgccccatgtacaaggctgttgccgcagcggcccgggttcgactccagcctgtggccctttgctgcatgtcactccctctctctctctcccccccttcacgcttgtctgtcctatacattaaaggctaaaaatgcccaaaaaaatcttaaaaaaaaaaaattcaaattatgtgattcaaattcagtttttcaatgcaattattcaagtttagaaattcaaattcaaatataaatgattcaaattcagtttctggTGGCACATATTTCAGCCCATAGAAATACTATTTGGactaaatacataaaaactACTTCAGTCATCAAGAGAATACCATAAtcaatttgtaaaataaaaaattacattaaaaaattggTTCATTTATATATGTATGATGTATGATTCAAGAGTTATGGTTATCCCTCATTTTGACCTGTCTATCACAAATTTGGGAGTAGACATAGCTCTAACAGTCTCccagactttatttttttagttacaGCAACATGTAACCAATCAAATGAAAGCTTAGAGTGCTGGGCAGTTTTCTATAGCTATTAAAAAGCTGATGTTTCTCACCAAATACCGACAAATTGGGAAGATTTCCTATAGGTCATagcttttttcatattttttctgcTAAATTTTGCAAAGAAAAGCCAATTACGCATagacatacattttaaatcattaaaataaccATTTTAATTGATTTCTCATGCTTAATCTATGCAAAAAAGATGGTCTATTTGTCTCTGTACAATATATGgttcaaaagttgtggatacatttgatttttaattttttccataTATTCCGATTGACGGAATTCGACATTCCGCCGGAATTCCGAGGACTACCCTTTTTCGCGATGGGAACATCAAAATTCATTATCTACAGACCCTCACAATTCCAAAAACATAGGTTTCATTTAGAAATCCACTGTGACCATGGGGACCCCCCCTTCCTACTAGACTATAACTCAATAACTCTGGGAATTCTCTGACTTCTCATCTAACACCACCATGACGTAAACATTTTAACGTGTCCAATATTTTGGTTCTTGACCGAATTCCTTCAGCTGAGAAAGTGAACATGGTATCATCATTATACCTGCTGAACATCAGCATATCAGcgttgtcattgtgagcatgttagcatgttgatgtTAGCTCAAAGTGCTACTGTGCTTTAATAAGCCGCAGATTGGTGTTGTGTCGAAGAAGGTGTAAGGTTGACAAAATGCTTACATGAGTACTAGCATTTTGTCTGagacagtctgtggtgttgtGTTGTCTTCTCTTTTGATGGATCTAGCAGTATCGGGGAAACTACATTTAAATGGTGGTTTACCAAACTGGCTTCCTCACTATGAGAAGTAGTTAAATTTATCTGAACTGCCTCCAACAAATGTTGAGCTTGTCAgagtaaaagtattttaaagaCAGTAGTTTAACTACATACAAACTACACAGAAAATGCTTTCAGTCTGAGCCTGGGATCTCATATTGTTACACAGAGATACAACATAACTGACACAGAGTgaagtgtgggtgtgtttgatttatggACCAGGACAGGCCAGTCCTCAACTGGGGAGCATGAGGATGTGTTTTAAAGGCAGGGCAGAGAGCATTTGTTGGGGTGTAATCAGGAAAATGCAATACTTCTAGGCAGGCCAGCGAGATTTATActtcaagaacggagaacccagcttaatgtgagtgactgtagcttGTGTGTCTTTAATCAAGGGTCGGTTCTGGTACTGACCAAACTGACCATCATACATCAGGACTGAGAGGGTTGTTGAAACTTTAACATACTGTCAACcaacctccacctccacaggAAGTAACGTGGTGTACATTTTATTTGGGATGAATTTGAGAAAAGATTTGGGAAATCTGAGATGAAGAAAGATGGAGGTCTTTTTGGGCCTTTTGCTTTTTATTGCTGTGATATTTTATCATGAAGTTACAACAGTTTCTTTCCctataaatatttaatgaaGTCACTGTGAGATCAGTCTCCTGGGAGGTGTTCCCTGCATAATCTCATAACAATATATGCTGCATTATTATTGTTTCATGGACGATCATTAATGTAATTGCCTCCTGTTTGTGTGAGTCAGACTCTGCTCCCTGTGGATTCTACTGAGCTACAGACAAACTACTTAACTCGCttgtactctgtgtgtgtgtgtgtgtgtgtgtgtgtgtgtgtgtgtgtgtgtgtgtgtggaggaacTATGAATTGTAACTGATAAACTCATTACAGTTTAAGATTACaatgaatatgatttattttggATAAAACTGAGCCAGATAATACACTTAAAGACCTTATTCCCATTAATCATCTTTGTGCACTGCTGGGTGTCAAGCTCCTACAACCTGAACAAGTATCTAAATTTATGACATTTGTTGAATGTTCTGTTTTGAATgtcttaaaggagcaataagcaaaattcatcatttctagattgaaggaattaaaaaattgctatttGAAGAACtaggctcatgacacactttgttttggtctacaggcagtgcacaacagcaatcCTAGCGGTGAAaggatttcgctttttgcccctttaaaagAAACTTGTATACAGAGTAAattgacctcacacaccctctctctgtgttgatctccagccccttgtttacaagccggtccggctgcgatttcatgtacgttcatgtgaatttagattttatttcctcgcccctgtggcgagtgaatctgcctgtagtgaaaccggggctaaccggtgcttcctactcaggctccacttcactcagctgccagcacagccagttagcctccgctagcctcccagctagtGGGGGCTAACTGGTACTTCCttctcaggctccacttcactcagctgccagcacagccagttagcctcccctagcttcccagctaacattagccctGGCTCTCCGTCTGGATCCAactggagcaccgagccctggtttgttattcaggttaatgtgggaagaagcagcgggtatatcgggcagctgagtgaagtggagcctgcggaagaaacacggggaccgtctggatgtaacagtccgtggagatgctgcggtcctcggctgcacagacgaggcgagtggggtggggggtggagagcagaggtagagggaggagtggctcatgacgcactttgttttggtctacaggcagtgcacaacagcaaacctagcggtgaaatgATTTcgcttttttcccctttaaaagAAACTTGTATACAGAGTAAATTTACAATACATTAGCATTTTTATTGAGGACCTATATTATATAGGGTTTTTGTTTCGTTTTTTCGCAAAAGTGTTAGAATTCGGCAGtggatttaaaaatacaaaatatttactCTATATGTATGTAACCCCCCTTTTTCATGGTAGAATTATTCTTTCTTTACCTTTATTTCATCTGGAAGTTTTATTGAGATTGAAAATGGTAGcagctttacaaataaaaatataccagtgctgttgGCTGTGAGTTGTCAATGACgtccaacccaccaaatcaCAAAGAATGCAATGATAAATTGTTGAATTGCCAACAATGGAAAATACATTTAACTAAAATGTAGTATATACAGAGTATGAATATTTCATAAAGAATACAAATCCCTTTGATCAAACTAAGCTGAGCTTATTTTAGTATATTGGAATTATTGATATTAGTTACACGTATATAGAGTATACATTTCATCAGCCAGTATAGtaaaatcagtttattttttttcaaaataaaatgcttttatttattttctgtttgagtTTCGAGAAATTGGGCTACTTTTAAATCAATATACATCTCTTCAATGTTGCCTAGGATGAGACATCAGCCTTGGCTGGGATGGTCCAAGTTTCAGTCGGCAACATAGATGGTACATGAGGATGGATCTGATGGCCTGGTCTCTGATGCCATAGATGAGAGCGCTTAGACATCTGGGAAAAAGgattaaagacacataaaaaataCTCCAGATACGTATAATGATTACTCTGTCAGTGATTTTTGAGATGGCAGTAACCAAGGGGTTGTGTATAGTTGAAGAGAGACTGAGGCCCAGCTGCACcagatgcagcagcagtgtgttgcGGGCCTTGCGAGCTGAAGCTTTGTCTGTGGAGGCTGACCTGGCTGCTATCATCACACAGATATAGGAAGAAGTGACTGCCACACTTGCtgatataaaaagaaaataagtgtACGCTTTGCTATAATCATCAGACACTGGAccaacaaacatgttttcttcgGCACAAAAATCTTTCATCTGCAGACTCTCCAGGTCTTCAAAAGGAAAATCTAACAGTAACAGAACCCGAGTGAGAATATTTAGTGAACTGAAGGTCCAAACCACAGTGACAgccactgctgtgtttctgatggtgatgatggcaGAGTGCCTCAGTGGGTAGCACACAGCTACATATCTCTCCAGAGACATCACCACCAGTGTGAGAGGGGAGATTTCCTTGGTGAGAATAGCAAGCACAGCAAGAACACCACATACAGGATATGTTAGTCTTATTCTACAAGCAGCCAGTAGGTACAGTAACTGACCCAGTACCATCTGTACAGTGTCTGCAACAAGGAGGTTAAACAGAAGAATGTAACGAGAGGTCTCACGAAATATTGTTTTACTTCTTAAGCTGAATAACATGACCCCATTAacgaagagaaacacacagcatGGCACGGTAATTGGAgcagaaaacaacacaatttcCAGTATTGCCCGGCCCTGCACACCAGCAGTGATGTTTGTCTGAGATGAAGTTGCATACAACATATTAGAAAGACATGTGGGAGTCCTCTGAAATCAAGATGGGACATCTCAAGGGTTTTTGAGAGTACTAAGataatttgaaacagcatttaCAATATTAAAACCACATCAACCTTTTGATGTAATTATAACACAGAAGCACAATTAATATTGCAGTTCgtacttttaaaaaagtaaaagttcaCTCTTTATGCAGAGATGTCTGTTGAGTTGACATGCAAAACCAAGTTATCCACATACATTTTCCGTCAGTAAGCAGGTTGGAGGCCCTGCCTGCTTCCATGGGAGCAGAACTGGTCTGCAGGGTTTGCTTGTCCTCACATGCTTTTTAAGCACTTGATCATCACACCCACTTCACATGATACCATTACACAAGAGCGCGGTACCTACCCAGATCTGTATATCTGTACACTGATGAATGATATCATCTTTTTGAAGTTATTTCTCAATACCCCGGACGGAGTTATTGTAACTTTTAATTTGGTAGAATTAGAAATATTTGGTATGTTGTTGGTagttcttgttttattttaatgctcATTAATCATGAGCATGAAAGCCATGTATGTTTAAAGGAAATGTTCATATGCACTGTTAGAAAGCTGGTGTATAGACAGTTATCAGCTGAAAGAACATTATGGTGTTTGGTTGGAAGGTCAGTAGGCAGAAGCTCCCCCTGAGAGTTACTCTGACAGTGTATCCATATCCGCTGCCCTCTAAGTCAAGGTCATggatcagaatcagctttattggccATGAATGTGCACAGCTACCAAAAATTAGACTCAATGCACTTACACAAATTTCCAAAAACTATCTTCAGAAAGATAGAAACTGAAATATTGCTAAAATAAGGACAAAGTTCTacaaagatggaaaaaaatcaaaaacaaatgcataatTAAATAGTACATGCGaatacatttgcatttgttttgtttctttcccaCCCAACATGCAATGTCTGTATACAAGAACCCCACTTCAGATCATGAATGATTGTGGATCCCAGAAAGCTGAAGGCTTCCACATTACACTCAGAATTGTTGAGAAGTGCTGCAtctccaccaaacacttttgataTATTACCATTAGAACTGTATGTAACCCATATGGACATGTGCTTAAACCATAAATCTCTTTTAGGTTTCCACAGCAGACTGTACTCTTAATGTAGGAAGGGCTGTTACCAGATGGTTATAGCTGCGGGAGcatatctatgtttcccgggttctatgtttccagggttcaaTGTTccatctatgtttcccgggttctatgtttccagggttcaatgttccccatttaaccctgcaaaaaaggttctatgttccccgcttacacaaaaaaggttccatgtttcccgggttctatgtttccctcttactaaaaaaaggttctatgttccccgcttatccaaaaaaggcaggaaacatagcagttacattaatatgttgttttaacatctctaaacacacacaatggaACATAATGGGGAGAAATTACAATCAGAAACTTACCCTTTGGGCGATCTCTGGTGGGCAATCTGGGCAATTATATCCTTTACAGAAGGTTTTTTAATCCTGCcgttaaatgcagtgtttcagtcagtgcagatttcttggagcagccaaagaccaactggtaagaaaagaataattatcatgtctgaaataaagataaataagctGTTAAGTGCACCTTTTTTTCGGGAACTCTGTTCAGTAAATCCACCatgattatttattagttttgtgataaaaataaatgcgtCTATGTTGTTGATCACGGATGTTGATATCAACTGTTCAGTTCGGTCTTTCGACCAATCGGATACTcagatttcttcctctcttgtttttatgacggtagcatcaggagcagccaaagaccaccTGGTGGCATTTTAATGTaactgctatgtttcctgccttttttggataagcagggaacatagaacctttttttagtaagagggaaacatagaaccctttttagttgagcagggaacatagaacccgggaaacatagaacctttttgggtGGGAAGCAgagaacatagaaccctggaaacatagaacccgggaaacatagggatgaccccataGCTGCATGACTGCTCCATCAAGCTCTTGCTGCATTTTCTCTTCACCtaccaggggcgaaaatcccacttcatagttgggggggacaataaacaataacattttagagaataattccaggggggggacaaggaaaaaaagttgtagcctgtcttttatacagcatcttttactgcaatttgacgctttaatcttctctctgtctttccaacaggcaggcataagacctttcttagcactggctgagtccacctgcacatgtgcagatttaaaacaaaatgattgaaatcaaattaacatgtacacattgacaacagtcaggtgcgctgtgctgtccaaggtgctgagtgtgtctctgtctccccatgcgcagtagtgtgaatatttatgctattaagttaacggagaaaacatgtctgtcattgtttaatagcagcaaaacaataaggtttcattcatcaaagacagaaactcgatctctctccttctctccctctttttttctctggctcgggtgtttaaacatttatctcaGCATTGCAAGTTATTGATAACGAGAGAGTCAAGAATCAATCCAGCAGCAGGCACATGTAGAAAAGTGGATAtacagtgaatgtctatacttatgagaaatggcttaacaactaaacattccctgcaattaaactggtaaactggtttataaacagtgtgctgtgagatctgccactgcgcacctcacaaccgtgcgtaatagttgcacgtaat
Encoded proteins:
- the LOC126388048 gene encoding odorant receptor 131-2-like; protein product: MLYATSSQTNITAGVQGRAILEIVLFSAPITVPCCVFLFVNGVMLFSLRSKTIFRETSRYILLFNLLVADTVQMVLGQLLYLLAACRIRLTYPVCGVLAVLAILTKEISPLTLVVMSLERYVAVCYPLRHSAIITIRNTAVAVTVVWTFSSLNILTRVLLLLDFPFEDLESLQMKDFCAEENMFVGPVSDDYSKAYTYFLFISASVAVTSSYICVMIAARSASTDKASARKARNTLLLHLVQLGLSLSSTIHNPLVTAISKITDRVIIIRIWSIFYVSLILFPRCLSALIYGIRDQAIRSILMYHLCCRLKLGPSQPRLMSHPRQH